The genomic interval TTCATGGGGGCCATTATCGCTTGAAAACAAAATAATTGTATCTTGATCTAGATTTAGTTCTTTTAATTTATCTACTATTTTCCCGACAGATTCATCGATACGTTGCACCATGCGCGCAAAACCTTTCTCATTATCTTTCCAAGGTTTATCTTTGAACTCACCATAATGATCCACTTCCATTCCATCTGCCGTATTTCCACCTTCATTGTTTGCATGAGGTAAGTTGGTACAATAATAGAGAAAAAAAGGATTGTTTTTATGTTCTTCAATAAAATCTAAAGCTTTAGATTCTACCATATCAGGCGAATAATCGATTTTTGTTTCAGCTACCCCAACACCAGTCTCCCACTGTAAAACATCTCCTTCTGGTGGGAGGTTACGAGTAAAAAACTTTTTGCCATTCTCCAATAACCATGGCGGGAAAAAATTATGCGCATGCTTCATACAATTATAACCATAATGAGAACCAAAGCCCTTCTGTAAGGCATCATCGTGTTGTTGCCCATTACCCACACCATACTTGCCTTGTATGCTACTTACGTACCCGGCCTTATTAAAAACTTTTGCAATATTATTATAATCGTTTGGTAAATATGGGTCATTTAATTCTCGAATCGGCAAATGACCTGAATGTAAACCAGTCATAATAGATGCTCGAGCTGGTGAACAAACTGGTGACGTGGAATAAAAATTACTAAACCTCGTCCCCTCTTCTGCTAGTCGATCAATATTTGGTGTTTTAAGTGTTTTTTGTCCATAACAAGACAAGTCACCCCAGCCTAGATCATCACAAAGAATAAAAATTATATTTACAGGCTTCATTAAACAGCTCCTTGATTTTAGATTAAATATAATTTATATACACTTTTATTTTATTTAAATAGTATTAATTTATAATTTATTATACTATAATATGATTTATGAATATTGAAGCACTTAATTATTTAGAGCACATCATAACTGATGGTGGTATAAAAAAACTATACATCAGCGACCAAAGTGTATTAGCGTTAGCCAAGCATAATTTTAGTTCTGGTTATCGTCTGGCTATTCCTTTGGATGGTTGCCATCGTATGAAAATCCCCTTAAATGGAAAAATTGAAACTATTTATCCCAAAAGGTACTCGGCAACTTTCATGCCTAAGAATAGCTGGAACTTACCCGACTGGGAGCTACCCGTAAAAGTCGTAACTTTGTTATTCAACGACGATGGCTTTATTTGTAATTACGTCAATACTCAGGGTGGATATGATCACTCTAAATTAAGCCAGAAAAGTATATACTGGTCAGGATTAGAAGGTCACACCGTCCTTAATTTATTGAAAGCGAGCCCTAAGCACGACCTACAAAAGCCCTATATACACTTAGTTAATGCTTTGCTGTTTTACTGTTTAAATTCATCAAGTAATCAGCTCGAGAATAAAAGCAGTAGCAAGGCCGAAAATACTTTTAAAAACATTTATCTATATCTCGAAGAAAATTATTCTTTGGTCAACTCTAGGGAAGATGTTGCCACTAACTTCAAATTAACTCCCAATTATATCTCACACTTATTTAAATCTCAAACTGGCATGAGCTTTAGTCATCACCTTACTACCATACGTATAAATCAAGCTTGCTACTTGTTGAAAAAATTCAATCAGAATATTGATGAAATTGCACGTGTATGTGGATATCATGAAACGAGCTATTTTTGTAGAGTCTTTAAAAAAATCAAAGGGCACACACCCAGTGCCTACAGGCTTAAACATAGTGTACGAAGCTATTAACTTTCTTTTCAAGATTGAACATTATAACAAAGAACAATTGCAATCAGTACTCATTGATCTCACTCCAAAAATTATTCATGTACACACAAATGGGCTAAACGTAAATGCAGACTCCTCTTTGGGCAGGGCAACTCAAGGTGATTTAATTGATGATCATTGGGCCCCGTCCCATATTCAATCCTCCCCCTTAATGGGAGGGAGCTTTAACCTAAAAAACTCAGTTAAACCAATGCAAGAGGTAACGCAAGCCCCATTATAAAATGGAGAAGAGTCATTAAACTAAGGCTGCTTTTTGCTGGATGAACTCCGACGGTTCTCTAAAAAGGCTATTAAAATAGTGTAAAAGAGTAAATCTTTTACCTTACCTGTTATATTAAAGATACTTACACACAAAAACAACACAGAGAAAACTTTATGGACTTTACACTTATCCCCGATATTTTTTTAATGACAAACTTAAAGAAACTGCAGGAATTTTAAGTGGTCTGCTTAGTATTGCGGGTAAAATCCTACAAAATCCAGATTTTGATGAGATTCAAAAATCAATAGAAAATGATCAAAGAGAACTCAGTAAATCTCGAGCTGCCTCTTTAATACTAGAGTCACCTTGCAACCTTCCACCAAGGTAATCTTCATACAGCATTAACATGGCATCTGTTGTATTGTCACCATGATTGCCGATATCTCATACAACAACGCCGCCAATTACTTCGATTTTAATCTTTAAAAAAATTATGAGCTAGTTCTAATCCATGGAACTAGCTCGCTATAGTTCTCGGTCTTAACGACTATTTTTTCTTATTTAACTTATTCAAGCGATCAATAAGAACTCCTTGAAAGTCTTTTTTGTCATCATTACTGAGTAAACTCTTTTCAATCATTTCCAAAATAACATGGTGACCTTTATTGAGTTTAGATAAATGGCTATCTAAAAGTTTAGTGGACACACCCGCTAGCTCGTACAAATAAGCAAATGTCTGATATGAGCTATGACCATCTCTTAGATAAATTTCTGATTCATAATCCCTGAAAAAATCTATGGCCATTTCATAGCTATGTCCTGGCATATTTCTAAGTAAACTTTCTGTATTGATGCAATCATACAATGGGCTTAGTCTTTTATATGTCGAATTTTTTTGAATATCTATTAGGGCAATATTCTTTAAATGAAAATCATCATTACCTATATAAAATTGAATGAGCAAAGCATGTAAAAATTCAACGACTGAAAAAGTATTGCTATGTTTTTGAATAGCTGTACAAACTTCTTCATAAGTCCCATCAAATTGATCTAAGTTTAGTATTTGTGATAAATCTTCAAAGTGGTGTTTTTTATTTCCTCTATCAAAGCGTTTGGTCAAATAAGCCAAATTTCCATCTTGTAGTTTAATCAAAGCACATTCAGCAAGCTTTCCCTTCAAAAGTTTTTCTGAAATTTTCATGCTTAGGTGTTCATAGATTGCTGATTGCTTTAAATCAGCAATGGCTGGTTTCAAAATAAATTGGCTACCAACTGCTTGTGGTTTCAACATTCCTTCTTCTAATACAACACCAATTTTTACTTGCATACCAGACATCGAAGCTCTTCTTACATCAGCATAAACTCGTAAATCAAAATCGCTTCTACTTAAAGGAACCACTGGTTCTTGTGTACTTCCGAAAAATTTCTTTAAACATTTTAAATGATAATCTGAATCACATGTCTCGAGACAGATCAGGCACATCCCTTCTCCATGAGAAATTTTATTCTTTACTGAATAATCATTTCTCAGTAAGGGAGTCATTTTTTCCACAGTTTTGAGTTCTACTGCACCAGGTAAATCTAAGCCATTCACTGCAAGCAAAGTAAAGGTATCT from Lentisphaera araneosa HTCC2155 carries:
- a CDS encoding helix-turn-helix domain-containing protein; translation: MNIEALNYLEHIITDGGIKKLYISDQSVLALAKHNFSSGYRLAIPLDGCHRMKIPLNGKIETIYPKRYSATFMPKNSWNLPDWELPVKVVTLLFNDDGFICNYVNTQGGYDHSKLSQKSIYWSGLEGHTVLNLLKASPKHDLQKPYIHLVNALLFYCLNSSSNQLENKSSSKAENTFKNIYLYLEENYSLVNSREDVATNFKLTPNYISHLFKSQTGMSFSHHLTTIRINQACYLLKKFNQNIDEIARVCGYHETSYFCRVFKKIKGHTPSAYRLKHSVRSY
- a CDS encoding type II toxin-antitoxin system HipA family toxin; amino-acid sequence: MNKIDRVDVYYDGKKAGYLERNQASFSFRYASDYLQDQYALPISCTLPLRNEEFLSEHLHSFFRGLEPQGWYKKTLLNLDRIDPKDTFTLLAVNGLDLPGAVELKTVEKMTPLLRNDYSVKNKISHGEGMCLICLETCDSDYHLKCLKKFFGSTQEPVVPLSRSDFDLRVYADVRRASMSGMQVKIGVVLEEGMLKPQAVGSQFILKPAIADLKQSAIYEHLSMKISEKLLKGKLAECALIKLQDGNLAYLTKRFDRGNKKHHFEDLSQILNLDQFDGTYEEVCTAIQKHSNTFSVVEFLHALLIQFYIGNDDFHLKNIALIDIQKNSTYKRLSPLYDCINTESLLRNMPGHSYEMAIDFFRDYESEIYLRDGHSSYQTFAYLYELAGVSTKLLDSHLSKLNKGHHVILEMIEKSLLSNDDKKDFQGVLIDRLNKLNKKK